One genomic segment of Bacteroides caccae includes these proteins:
- a CDS encoding GNAT family N-acetyltransferase, producing the protein MKQSFLINDRIYLRAVEPEDMDVMYEMENDPSMWDISNFTVPYSRYVLRQYIEGSQCDVFADKQLRLMIVRKSDHCILGTIDITDFVPLHSRGEVGIAIHKDYRQQGYAGDALNLLCEYAFDFLSLTQLYAHVAVDNDVCMKLFTSCGFVQCGLLKNWLQIGGCCKDAALFQCLNPKLNCK; encoded by the coding sequence ATGAAACAGTCCTTCTTAATAAACGACCGTATTTATCTCCGTGCTGTGGAGCCAGAGGATATGGATGTGATGTACGAAATGGAAAATGACCCGTCGATGTGGGATATCAGCAATTTCACCGTTCCGTATTCCCGTTACGTATTACGACAGTACATCGAAGGTTCTCAATGCGATGTTTTTGCCGACAAGCAGCTACGTCTGATGATCGTGAGAAAATCCGATCACTGCATACTTGGTACTATTGATATTACGGACTTTGTTCCCCTTCATTCGCGGGGGGAGGTGGGAATTGCTATTCATAAGGATTATCGTCAGCAAGGATATGCGGGCGATGCATTGAATTTACTTTGTGAGTATGCTTTTGACTTTCTTTCTTTAACGCAGCTTTATGCACACGTAGCTGTCGACAATGATGTTTGTATGAAGCTATTCACATCTTGCGGTTTTGTGCAATGCGGCTTGTTAAAGAATTGGTTGCAGATAGGAGGATGCTGCAAAGATGCAGCACTTTTCCAGTGTTTGAATCCTAAATTAAACTGCAAGTGA
- a CDS encoding mannose-1-phosphate guanylyltransferase, with the protein MDNHVVIMAGGIGSRFWPMSTPECPKQFIDVMGCGRSLIQLTADRFDGVCPRENMWVVTSEKYIDIVREQLPEIPESNILAEPCARNTAPCIAFACWKIKKKHPNANVVVTPSDALVIDTGEFRRVVEKALRFTDDSSAIVTIGIRPTRAETGYGYIAAADQLQTDKEIFTVDAFKEKPDKETAEKYLLEGNYFWNAGIFVWNVRTITSVMRVYAPGIAQIFDRIFPDFYTEKENESIKKLFPTCESISIDYAVMEKAQEIYVLPASFGWSDLGTWGALRGLLPQDKSGNAMVGTDIRLYESKNCIVHTSEEKHVVIQGLDGYIIAEKDDTLLICKLEEEQRIKEFSK; encoded by the coding sequence ATGGATAATCATGTGGTAATAATGGCTGGTGGCATCGGTAGCCGCTTTTGGCCGATGAGCACGCCGGAATGTCCCAAACAATTTATAGATGTAATGGGATGTGGACGCTCATTGATTCAGTTGACGGCAGATCGGTTTGACGGTGTCTGTCCCAGAGAAAATATGTGGGTGGTAACTTCAGAAAAATATATAGATATTGTTCGGGAACAGTTGCCGGAAATTCCGGAAAGTAATATTCTGGCGGAACCTTGTGCGCGGAATACGGCCCCTTGTATTGCTTTTGCCTGTTGGAAGATAAAGAAAAAACATCCGAATGCTAATGTGGTGGTGACTCCTTCGGACGCATTGGTTATTGATACGGGAGAATTCCGTCGGGTGGTGGAGAAGGCTCTTCGTTTCACTGATGATAGCAGTGCCATTGTGACAATCGGTATCCGGCCGACCCGTGCGGAAACGGGATACGGTTATATTGCCGCCGCCGACCAGCTTCAAACTGATAAGGAGATATTTACAGTAGATGCATTTAAGGAAAAACCGGACAAAGAAACGGCCGAGAAATATCTGTTGGAAGGCAATTACTTTTGGAATGCAGGAATCTTTGTATGGAATGTGCGTACTATTACTTCCGTGATGCGTGTATATGCTCCGGGGATAGCACAGATTTTTGATCGTATTTTCCCGGATTTCTATACTGAAAAAGAAAATGAATCAATCAAGAAGCTGTTTCCGACCTGTGAAAGTATTTCTATTGACTATGCAGTAATGGAGAAGGCACAGGAGATCTATGTGCTTCCTGCTTCTTTCGGCTGGTCGGATTTAGGGACATGGGGAGCCCTCCGTGGACTATTGCCACAGGATAAATCGGGCAATGCTATGGTGGGAACTGATATTCGTTTGTATGAAAGCAAGAATTGTATTGTTCATACCAGTGAAGAAAAGCACGTGGTAATACAAGGATTGGACGGATATATTATTGCCGAAAAAGATGATACGCTGCTGATTTGTAAATTGGAAGAAGAACAGAGAATCAAAGAGTTTTCAAAATAA
- a CDS encoding pyridoxal phosphate-dependent aminotransferase — protein MKNTPIERHLIDETINEFQIVDFSKATIREVKAIASKAEAASGVEFIKMEMGVPGLPPSAVGVKAEIAALQNGIASLYPDINGLPELKKEASNFIKAFINVDLSPEGCVPVTGSMQGTFASFLTCSQCDEKKDTILFIDPGFPVQKQQLVVMGQKYETFDVYDYRGDKLKEKLESFLKKGNISAIIYSNPNNPSWICLKEEELRIIGELATQYDVIVLEDLAYFAMDFRQDLSKPYQAPFQPSVAHYTDNYVLLISGSKAFSYAGQRIGVSCISDKLYHRSYPGLTKRYGGGTFGTVFIHRVLYALSSGTSHSAQFAMAAMLKAANEGQYNFLNEVKIYGERAQKLKEIFLRHGFHLVYDNDLGDPIADGFYFTIGYPGMTSGELAKELMYYGVSAISLVTTGSHQEGLRACTSFIKDHQYAQLDERMKLFAENHPVV, from the coding sequence ATGAAAAATACACCAATTGAACGACATCTGATTGATGAAACCATAAATGAGTTTCAAATTGTCGATTTTTCTAAAGCAACCATTCGTGAAGTGAAAGCTATTGCTTCAAAAGCAGAAGCAGCATCGGGAGTCGAATTTATCAAAATGGAAATGGGTGTTCCGGGACTTCCTCCTTCTGCAGTAGGCGTAAAAGCTGAAATTGCGGCATTACAGAATGGAATTGCCAGTCTATATCCTGATATTAACGGATTGCCGGAACTGAAAAAAGAGGCTTCCAACTTTATCAAGGCATTTATTAATGTAGATTTAAGTCCGGAAGGTTGCGTGCCTGTCACCGGCTCCATGCAAGGCACATTTGCTTCATTCCTTACTTGTAGCCAATGTGACGAGAAGAAAGATACCATTCTGTTTATCGACCCCGGATTCCCGGTACAAAAACAGCAGTTGGTGGTAATGGGACAGAAATATGAAACATTCGATGTATATGATTACCGCGGTGATAAGCTGAAAGAGAAGCTGGAAAGTTTTTTGAAGAAGGGAAATATATCCGCTATCATATACTCGAACCCGAATAACCCCAGTTGGATTTGCTTAAAAGAGGAAGAACTGCGGATTATCGGTGAATTGGCAACACAATATGATGTGATTGTTTTGGAAGACCTGGCCTATTTCGCAATGGATTTCCGCCAGGATCTGAGCAAACCTTATCAGGCACCATTCCAGCCGTCGGTTGCACATTATACAGATAATTATGTATTGCTAATTTCCGGTTCAAAAGCATTCAGCTATGCCGGACAGCGTATCGGTGTAAGTTGTATATCTGATAAGTTATATCACCGGAGTTATCCCGGACTGACGAAACGTTATGGCGGAGGTACTTTCGGTACAGTTTTCATTCATCGCGTACTTTATGCCCTTTCTTCAGGAACAAGCCACTCGGCGCAATTTGCTATGGCTGCCATGCTGAAAGCGGCCAATGAAGGACAATATAACTTCCTGAATGAAGTGAAAATATATGGTGAAAGAGCGCAGAAATTGAAAGAAATCTTCCTTCGTCATGGCTTTCATCTGGTATATGATAACGATCTGGGCGATCCTATTGCAGACGGATTCTATTTCACAATCGGCTATCCGGGAATGACTAGCGGCGAGCTGGCTAAGGAACTGATGTATTATGGAGTCAGTGCTATTTCGTTAGTGACAACCGGAAGTCACCAGGAAGGCTTGCGCGCATGTACCTCTTTTATTAAAGACCACCAATATGCGCAACTCGATGAAAGAATGAAACTATTTGCCGAAAATCACCCGGTAGTATAA
- a CDS encoding AraC family transcriptional regulator, with protein MEQKKAPLDLGLKMLENYKIVRHNEFRFISSEFGFVNSFIKMEPSLFAFGQPYRIKEGRIALVKQGVARVSINLIEHNLQAGNLSLMTPTSIIQVIEVSPDFDMQMIAINNNFLPISEKEDFFTYLLHHQRNILLSLTPQEHIQLEKYFSLIWSILQEPPFRREAIRHLIASLLYNIEYIAKHYNQMKGERLTHQESIFQQFISLVNSYSKTERNVGFYADKLCLTPRYLNTLIRQTSQQTVMDWINQSIILEAKVLLKHSNLLVYQISDELNFPNPSFFCKFFKRMTGMTPQEYQKSE; from the coding sequence ATGGAACAGAAGAAAGCACCGTTAGACTTGGGACTTAAAATGTTGGAGAACTACAAAATTGTTCGTCATAACGAATTTCGTTTTATTTCCTCTGAGTTCGGATTCGTCAACAGCTTCATTAAAATGGAACCGAGTCTTTTCGCGTTCGGACAGCCGTATCGTATAAAAGAAGGTCGTATCGCACTGGTCAAACAAGGCGTTGCACGTGTTTCTATTAATCTGATAGAACATAATCTGCAAGCAGGAAACCTATCATTAATGACTCCCACCTCTATTATTCAGGTCATAGAAGTCTCTCCTGATTTCGATATGCAAATGATAGCCATAAATAACAACTTCCTCCCTATCTCCGAGAAAGAAGATTTTTTCACCTATCTCTTACATCATCAAAGAAACATTCTGTTATCATTAACTCCGCAGGAACATATACAACTAGAGAAGTATTTCAGTTTAATCTGGAGCATTCTGCAAGAACCTCCTTTCCGCCGGGAAGCTATACGACATCTTATCGCCAGCCTTTTATACAATATAGAATATATAGCTAAACACTATAATCAAATGAAAGGAGAGCGTTTGACACATCAAGAGAGTATTTTCCAGCAATTTATTTCTCTAGTCAACTCTTATAGCAAGACAGAACGCAATGTCGGCTTTTACGCAGACAAGTTATGCCTCACCCCCCGTTACCTGAACACCCTCATCCGGCAGACCAGCCAACAAACAGTAATGGACTGGATAAACCAGTCCATTATACTAGAAGCTAAAGTATTGCTAAAACATAGCAACCTGCTTGTCTATCAAATTTCTGATGAATTGAACTTCCCTAATCCTTCTTTTTTCTGTAAGTTTTTCAAGCGAATGACAGGAATGACGCCACAAGAATATCAGAAATCGGAATGA
- a CDS encoding beta-ketoacyl-ACP synthase III yields MEKINAIITGVGGYVPDYVLTNDEISKMVDTTDEWIMGRIGIKERRILKDEGLGTSYIARKAAKQLIQRTRTNPDDIDLVIVATTTPDYRFPSTASLLCERLGLKRAFAFDMQAVCSGFLYALETGANFIRSGNYKKIIVVGAEKMSSIINYTDRATCPIFGDGGAAVMLEATTEDLGIMDAVLRTDGKGLPFLHIKAGGSVCPPSYYTLDNQMHYIYQEGRTVFKYAVANMSDACEAVIERNHLNKNDIDWVIPHQANQRIISAVTQRLGVPSEKVIVNIERYGNTSAGTLPLCLWDFENKLKKGDNIILTAFGAGFAWGAIYVKWGYDGRKK; encoded by the coding sequence ATGGAAAAAATTAACGCAATAATTACAGGAGTCGGAGGATATGTTCCCGATTATGTTTTGACCAATGATGAGATTTCTAAAATGGTAGATACCACCGACGAATGGATTATGGGGCGTATTGGCATAAAAGAAAGACGTATCCTGAAGGATGAAGGACTAGGGACCTCCTATATAGCCCGTAAAGCAGCGAAGCAGTTGATACAACGTACCAGAACGAATCCGGACGATATTGATCTGGTTATTGTTGCTACCACCACTCCTGATTATCGTTTTCCTTCCACTGCATCCCTTTTATGCGAAAGGCTGGGATTGAAAAGAGCTTTTGCGTTCGATATGCAAGCCGTATGCAGCGGTTTTTTGTATGCACTGGAAACAGGAGCTAATTTCATCCGTTCGGGAAACTATAAGAAAATTATAGTTGTAGGAGCCGAAAAGATGTCATCAATCATCAATTATACAGATCGCGCCACTTGTCCTATTTTTGGTGATGGAGGGGCAGCCGTCATGCTGGAAGCCACAACCGAAGATTTAGGTATTATGGATGCCGTATTGAGAACAGACGGCAAAGGATTACCTTTCCTGCATATAAAAGCCGGTGGTTCTGTATGTCCCCCCTCCTATTATACATTGGATAATCAAATGCATTATATCTATCAGGAAGGACGTACTGTATTCAAGTATGCCGTAGCCAATATGTCCGATGCCTGTGAAGCTGTAATTGAAAGAAATCATCTTAACAAAAATGATATTGACTGGGTGATTCCTCATCAGGCCAATCAACGCATAATCAGCGCTGTAACGCAACGCTTAGGAGTACCTTCCGAAAAGGTCATTGTCAATATTGAACGATACGGAAACACCAGTGCCGGTACTCTCCCACTCTGCCTTTGGGATTTCGAGAATAAACTCAAAAAAGGAGATAATATAATTCTTACAGCATTCGGAGCAGGATTTGCCTGGGGAGCTATTTATGTAAAATGGGGATATGACGGCAGGAAGAAGTAA
- a CDS encoding YqgE/AlgH family protein has product MNIDSDIFKIQSNNVLPSRGKILISEPFLRDVTFGRSVILLIDHTEEGSMGLVINKQLPLLLNDIIMEFKYIDEIPLYKGGPIATDTLFYLHTLADIPGAISICKGLYLNGDFEEIKRYILQGNKISEHIRFFLGYSGWESEQLSNEIRENTWLVSEEKKSYLMKSDTKDMWRKALEKLGSKYETWSRFPQVPTLN; this is encoded by the coding sequence ATGAATATCGACTCTGACATATTTAAGATTCAATCAAATAATGTGTTGCCGTCAAGAGGAAAGATTCTAATATCCGAACCTTTTTTACGCGACGTAACGTTTGGAAGATCTGTAATTCTACTGATTGACCATACGGAAGAAGGAAGTATGGGATTGGTCATCAACAAGCAACTGCCGTTGCTTCTCAACGATATCATCATGGAATTTAAGTATATAGACGAAATTCCATTATATAAAGGTGGTCCGATTGCAACTGACACCTTATTCTATCTGCACACACTAGCTGACATTCCCGGTGCTATTTCTATCTGCAAAGGACTTTATCTGAACGGGGACTTTGAGGAGATAAAAAGATACATATTACAAGGAAATAAGATTAGCGAACATATCCGTTTCTTCCTGGGCTATTCCGGGTGGGAAAGTGAACAGTTGAGCAATGAAATCAGAGAAAACACATGGCTGGTCTCCGAGGAAAAGAAATCCTACCTGATGAAGAGCGACACCAAAGACATGTGGCGGAAAGCTTTAGAGAAATTAGGCAGCAAGTATGAAACGTGGTCACGTTTTCCACAGGTACCCACACTTAATTAA